A part of Pongo pygmaeus isolate AG05252 chromosome 14, NHGRI_mPonPyg2-v2.0_pri, whole genome shotgun sequence genomic DNA contains:
- the GJA3 gene encoding gap junction alpha-3 protein has product MGDWSFLGRLLENAQEHSTVIGKVWLTVLFIFRILVLGAAAEEVWGDEQSDFTCNTQQPGCENVCYDRAFPISHIRFWALQIIFVSTPTLIYLGHVLHIVRMEEKKKEREEEEQLKRDSPSPKEPPQDNPSSRDDRGRVRMAGALLRTYVFNIIFKTLFEVGFIAGQYFLYGFELKPLYRCDRWPCPNTVDCFISRPTEKTIFIIFMLAVACASLLLNMLEIYHLGWKKLKQGVTSRLGPEASEAPLGTADPPPLPPSSRPPAVAIGFPPYYAHTAAPLGQARAVGYLGAPPPAADFKMLALTEARGKGQSAKLYNGHHHLLMTEQNWANQAAEQQPPALKAYPAASTPAAPSPVGSSSPPLAHEAEAGAAPLLLDGSGSSLEGSALAGTPEEEEQAVTTAAQMHQPPSLLGDPGRASKASRASSGRARPEDLAI; this is encoded by the coding sequence ATGGGCGACTGGAGCTTTCTGGGACGACTCTTAGAAAATGCACAGGAGCACTCCACGGTCATCGGCAAGGTTTGGCTGACCGTGCTGTTCATCTTCCGCATCTTGGTGCTGGGGGCCGCGGCGGAGGAGGTGTGGGGCGATGAGCAGTCAGACTTCACCTGCAACACCCAGCAGCCGGGCTGCGAGAACGTCTGCTACGACAGGGCCTTCCCCATCTCCCACATCCGCTTCTGGGCGCTGCAGATCATCTTCGTGTCCACGCCCACCCTCATCTACCTGGGCCACGTGCTGCACATCGTGCGcatggaagagaagaagaaagagagggaggaggaggagcagctgAAGAGAGACAGCCCCAGCCCCAAGGAGCCGCCGCAGGACAATCCCTCGTCGCGGGACGACCGCGGCAGGGTGCGCATGGCCGGGGCGCTGCTGCGGACCTACGTCTTCAACATCATCTTCAAGACGCTGTTCGAGGTGGGCTTCATCGCCGGCCAGTACTTTCTGTACGGCTTCGAGCTGAAGCCGCTCTACCGCTGCGACCGCTGGCCCTGCCCCAACACGGTGGACTGCTTCATCTCCAGGCCCACGGAGAAGaccatcttcatcatcttcatgCTGGCGGTGGCCTGCGCGTCCCTGCTGCTCAACATGCTGGAGATCTACCACCTGGGCTGGAAGAAGCTCAAGCAGGGCGTGACTAGCCGCCTCGGCCCGGAAGCCTCCGAGGCCCCGCTGGGGACGGCCGatcccccgcccctgccccccaGCTCCCGGCCGCCCGCCGTTGCCATCGGGTTCCCGCCCTACTATGCGCACACCGCTGCGCCCCTGGGACAGGCCCGCGCCGTGGGCTACCTGGGGGCCCCGCCACCAGCCGCGGACTTCAAAATGCTAGCCCTGACCGAGGCGCGTGGAAAGGGCCAGTCCGCCAAGCTCTACAACGGCCACCACCACCTGCTGATGACTGAGCAGAACTGGGCCAACCAGGCGGCCGAGCAGCAGCCCCCGGCGCTCAAGGCCTACCCGGCAGCGTCCACGCCCGCAGCCCCCAGCCCCGTCGGCAGCAGCTCCCCGCCACTCGCGcacgaggctgaggcgggcgcgGCGCCCCTGCTGCTGGATGGGAGCGGCAGCAGTCTGGAGGGGAGCGCCCTGGCAGGGACCCccgaggaggaggagcaggccgTGACCACCGCGGCCCAGATGCATCAGCCGCCCTCGCTCCTCGGAGACCCAGGTCGGGCCAGCAAGGCCAGCAGGGCCAGCAGCGGGCGGGCCAGACCGGAGGACTTGGCCATCTAG